The proteins below are encoded in one region of Vespa velutina chromosome 11, iVesVel2.1, whole genome shotgun sequence:
- the LOC124952933 gene encoding uncharacterized protein LOC124952933 isoform X1: MKGVFLITLLFAYTLGASHWESDLSWPKDLKNEENRNYKEIREKLNDEFQKKLKDLMNPLSKNDTDSKDDQILNKEYSVLDHLPDETLNRLKHIKNVYKYEKQQSKENDDASSNSSDSSDSSDSSESSDSSDSSDSSDSSDSTESSDSSLNSSQLKSKEKDKNKSKEDKHWKKSNLNKSDEDQDKKEDKKKQKEDKSKHIKYDNFKSSDEVKLNGLLNEIENWNYTISKKLSDDVFIELNLKILKQLLSSLKEKLSEKEIRKEQDKTTSFKSEENGINCDKKLNNTDGISTESRWSEIKSMIIKTLIEKKLCDRKGLLGCTDTQNILIVKTLKRLRDRFEHKYGNTILKDLPTNIRIALNGIYDIMTTTFHSYRSSTSLNQNSHVGAVSEVTGNIEVSNSSSNGYLNGLEITSIRNDTIERLPWYYPLDQVKIQNSSHAISDKSYWSVSSSNSDIQVVSGKKELAITNDKTNWTVASNKSDFPDISGNLDWPVASDKPHLPVTSDKPEWPVGSDKPDWIATSDKPNLPNVSDRPDWPVGSHKPRLPISSSKPNLPITTEKSDGSAATDIPQLPLSSNKPHLPVTSDKPEWLVGSDKPDWIATSDEPNLPNVSDRPDWSVSSHKPRLPISSSKPNLPITTEKQDWSAPTDKPQLPLSSNKPHLSVTSDKPEWPVGSDKPNWIATSDKPNLPNVSGRPDWSVGSHKPRLPISSSKPNLPITTEKQDWSAATDKPQLPLSSNKPHLPVTSDKPEWLVGSDKPDWIVTSDKPNLPNVSDRPDWSVGSHKPRLPISSSKPHLPITTEKSDGSAATDISQLPLSSNKPHLPVISDKPEWLVGSDKPDWIATSVKPNLPIVSDRPDWSVGSHKPRLPISSSKPHLPITTEKQDWSAATDKPQLPLSSNKPHLPVISDKPEWPVGSDKPDWIATSEKPNLPNVSDRPDWSVGSHKPRLPISSSKPNLPITTEKQDWSAATDKPQLPLSSNKPHLPVTSDKPEWLVGSDKPDWIATSDEPNLPNVSDRPDWSVGSHKPRLPISSSKPHLPITTEKSDWSAATDKPQLPLSSNKPHLPVISDKPEWPVGSDKPDWIATSEKPNLPNVSDRPDWSVGSHKPRLPISSSKPNLPITTEKQDWSAATDKPQLPLSSNKPHLPVTSDKPEWLVGSDKPDWIATSDEPNLPNVSDRPDWSVGSHKPRLPISSSKPHLPITTEKQDWSATSDIPQLPLSSNKPHLPVISDKPEWPVGSDKPDWIATSVKPNLPIVSDRPDWSVGSHKPRLPISSSKPHLPITTEKSDGSTISDKPQLPLSSNKPHLPVTSDKPEWLVGSDKLDWIATSVKPYLPIVSDRPDWSVGSHKPRLPISSSKPHLPITTEKQDWSATSDIPQLPLSSNKPHLPVISDKPEWLVGSDKPDWIATSVKPNLPIVSDRPDWSVGSHKPRLPISSSKPNLPITTEKSDWSAATDKPQLPLSSNKPHLPVISDKPEWPVGSDKPDWIATSEKPNLPNVSDRPDWSVGSHKPRLPISSSKPNLPITTEKQDWSAATDKPQLPLSSNKPHLPVTSDKPEWLVGSDKPDWIATSVKPNLPIVSDRPDWSVGSHKPRLPISSSKPHLPITTEKQDWSATSDITQLPLSSNKPHLPVISDKPEWLVGSDKPDWIATSVKPNLPIVSDRPDWSVGSHKPRLPISSSKPNLPITTEKQDWLATSDNPQLPLSSNKPHLPIISDKPEWLVGSDKPDWIATSVKPHLPVVSVRPDWPVASHKPRLPISSSKPNLPITTEKQDWLATSDNPQLPLSSNKPHLPVISDNPEWLVGSDKPDWIATSVNPNLNSNSSSRITIQNGEKISNDNLSLNNNKNVVLPSQSSLLNDEIGSLTVIPCSNGYISTPSAITDNTTKWDLQSNSTLTKISNSNTVVPITTEKIYPRWKDLIPISATDKKSFVNSSESEFSPTIDSQYTNISFNINSSNGNDNSGVDRNISKTVKKELSTSKQSSDSQFINLQSNTSSESNNSESSIFSLPSSNLSDTIKNQNVNFTSGSSIENYAIKVDGQSQNGSTISNNIVNVTQKSTVSKWNSNSTNEWHEAEHRSDLEAIDTVSAIVLQDANPEITTKTLKTLFDEEEQAGDPIILNGEDNFDGIIEKRTLNTGVGAESVSTDDGTVDENKSPNNISDIEAAINQSSPTTIIKYTNNGAITKTIDINDTNQLMELLQNIYNHLQGS; encoded by the exons ATGAAAG GTGTCTTTCTTATTACTTTGCTCTTCGCCTATACCTTGGGAGCATCTCATTGGGAATCAGACTTATCATGGCctaaagatttgaaaaatgaagagaatcggaattacaaagaaataagagagaaacttAATGATGAATTTCAAAAGAAGTTGAAAGATTTAATGAATCCTTTATCTAAAAATGATACGGATTCAAAGGACGATCAAATTCTTAATAAGGAATATTCGGTATTGGATCATTTGCCGGATGAAACATTGAATCGATTAAAACATATAAAGAATGTTTACAAGTATGAGAAACAACAATCTAAAGAGAACGATGATGCTTCTTCGAATTCATCGGATTCTTCGGATTCATCAGATTCTTCGGAATCATCAGATTCTTCGGATTCATCAGATTCTTCGGATTCATCAGATTCTACGGAATCATCAGATTCTTCTTTGAACTCCTCCCAATTGaaatcaaaggaaaaagacaaaaacaaaTCTAAGGAAGATAAACATTGGAAAAAGTCGAATCTCAATAAGTCTGATGAAGATCAAGACAAGAaggaagataagaagaaacagaaagaggaCAAGAGCAAgcatattaaatatgataattttaaatccAGTGATGAAGTGAAATTAAATGGATTattgaatgaaatagaaaattggAATTATACAATATCTAAAAAATTGTCCGATGACGTattcattgaattaaatttaaaaatattgaagcaACTTTTATCGTCATTGAAGGAGAAATTAAGTGAGAAGGAAATTAGAAAGGAGCAGGATAAAACAACCTCATTTAAAAGTGAAGAGAACGGTATAAATTGTGATAAAAAACTTAATAATACCGATGGTATATCAACCGAAAGCAGATGGAGTGAAATAAAgtcaatgattattaaaactctaatagaaaaaaaattgtgcgATCGTAAGGGATTATTAGGATGTACAGATACTCAAAacatattaattgttaaaacattaaaaagacttCGAGATCGTTTTGAACATAAATATGGTAATACTATACTGAAAGACTTGCCAACAAATATAAGAATTGCATTAAATggtatttatgatataatgaCTACTACATTCCATTCTTATCGTTCAAGTACATCTTTAAACCAGAATTCACATGTTGGAGCAGTTTCAGAAGTCACAG GTAATATTGAAGTTTCAAATTCTTCATCTAATGGTTATCTAAATGGTCTAGAAATAACGTCTATTCGTAATGATACTATAGAACGACTACCATGGTATTATCCGTTAGATCAAGTTAAAATTCAAAACTCATCGCATG CTATATCAGACAAATCATACTGGTCAGTATCATCAAGTAACTCAGATATTCAAGTTGTATCAGGCAAAAAAGAATTAGCTATTACGAACGACAAAACAAATTGGACAGTTGCATCAAACAAATCAGATTTTCCAGATATATCAGGAAATTTAGACTGGCCAGTAGCATCAGATAAACCACACTTACCTGTTACATCAGATAAACCAGAGTGGCCAGTTGGATCTGATAAGCCAGATTGGATAGCAACATCAGACAAACCAAATTTGCCCAATGTATCGGACAGACCAGACTGGCCAGTTGGCTCACATAAACCGCGATTGCCAATATCATCAAGTAAACCAAATTTGCCAATTACTACAGAAAAATCTGACGGGTCAGCTGCAACAGATATTCCACAATTACCATTATCATCGAATAAACCACACTTACCTGTTACATCAGATAAACCAGAGTGGCTAGTTGGATCTGATAAGCCAGATTGGATAGCAACATCAGACGAACCAAATTTGCCCAATGTATCGGACAGACCAGACTGGTCAGTTAGTTCACATAAACCGCGATTGCCAATATCATCAAGTAAACCAAATTTGCCAATTACTACAGAAAAACAAGACTGGTCAGCTCCAACAGATAAACCACAATTACCATTATCATCGAATAAACCACACTTATCTGTTACATCAGATAAACCAGAGTGGCCAGTTGGATCTGATAAGCCAAATTGGATAGCAACATCAGACAAACCAAATTTGCCCAATGTATCGGGCAGACCAGACTGGTCAGTTGGTTCACATAAACCGCGATTGCCAATATCATCAAGTAAACCAAATTTGCCAATTACTACAGAAAAACAAGACTGGTCAGCTGCAACAGATAAACCACAATTACCATTATCATCGAATAAACCACACTTACCTGTTACATCAGATAAACCAGAGTGGCTAGTTGGATCTGATAAGCCAGATTGGATAGTAACATCAGACAAACCAAATTTGCCCAATGTATCGGACAGACCAGACTGGTCAGTTGGTTCACATAAACCGCGATTGCCAATATCATCAAGTAAACCACATTTGCCAATTACCACAGAAAAATCTGACGGGTCAGCTGCAACAGATATTTCACAATTACCATTATCATCGAATAAACCACACTTACCTGTAATATCAGATAAACCAGAGTGGCTAGTTGGATCTGATAAACCAGATTGGATAGCAACATCAGTCAAACCAAATTTGCCAATTGTATCGGACAGACCAGACTGGTCAGTTGGTTCACATAAACCGCGATTGCCAATATCATCAAGTAAACCACATTTGCCAATTACTACAGAAAAACAAGACTG GTCAGCTGCAACAGATAAACCACAATTACCATTATCATCGAATAAACCACACTTACCTGTTATATCAGATAAACCAGAGTGGCCAGTTGGATCTGATAAACCAGATTGGATAGCAACATCAGAAAAACCAAATTTGCCCAATGTATCGGACAGACCAGACTGGTCAGTTGGTTCACATAAACCGCGATTGCCAATATCATCAAGTAAACCAAATTTGCCAATTACTACAGAAAAACAAGACTGGTCAGCTGCAACAGATAAACCACAATTACCATTATCATCGAATAAACCACACTTACCTGTTACATCAGATAAACCAGAGTGGCTAGTTGGATCTGATAAGCCAGATTGGATAGCAACATCAGACGAACCAAATTTGCCCAATGTATCGGACAGACCAGACTGGTCAGTTGGTTCACATAAACCGCGATTGCCAATATCATCAAGTAAACCACATTTGCCAATTACTACAGAAAAATCTGACTGGTCAGCTGCAACAGATAAACCACAATTACCATTATCATCGAATAAACCACACTTACCTGTTATATCAGATAAACCAGAGTGGCCAGTTGGATCTGATAAACCAGATTGGATAGCAACATCAGAAAAACCAAATTTGCCCAATGTATCGGACAGACCAGACTGGTCAGTTGGTTCACATAAACCGCGATTGCCAATATCATCAAGTAAACCAAATTTGCCAATTACTACAGAAAAACAAGACTGGTCAGCTGCAACAGATAAACCACAATTACCATTATCATCGAATAAACCACACTTACCTGTTACATCAGATAAACCAGAGTGGCTAGTTGGATCTGATAAGCCAGATTGGATAGCAACATCAGACGAACCAAATTTGCCCAATGTATCGGACAGACCAGACTGGTCAGTTGGTTCACATAAACCGCGATTGCCAATATCATCAAGTAAACCACATTTGCCAATTACTACAGAAAAACAAGACTGGTCAGCTACATCAGATATTCCACAATTACCATTATCATCGAATAAACCACACTTACCTGTTATATCAGATAAACCAGAGTGGCCAGTTGGATCTGATAAGCCAGATTGGATAGCAACATCAGTCAAACCAAATTTGCCCATTGTATCGGACAGACCGGACTGGTCAGTAGGTTCACATAAACCGCGATTGCCAATATCATCAAGTAAACCACATTTGCCAATTACTACAGAAAAATCTGACGGGTCAACTATATCAGATAAACCACAATTACCATTATCATCGAATAAACCACACTTACCTGTTACATCAGATAAACCAGAGTGGCTAGTTGGATCTGATAAGCTAGATTGGATAGCAACATCAGTCAAACCATATTTGCCAATTGTATCGGACAGACCAGACTGGTCAGTTGGTTCACATAAACCGCGATTGCCAATATCATCAAGTAAACCACATTTGCCAATTACTACAGAAAAACAAGACTGGTCAGCTACATCAGATATTCCACAATTACCATTATCATCGAATAAACCACACTTACCTGTAATATCAGATAAACCAGAGTGGCTAGTTGGATCTGATAAACCAGATTGGATAGCAACATCAGTCAAACCAAATTTGCCAATTGTATCGGACAGACCAGACTGGTCAGTTGGTTCACATAAACCGCGATTGCCAATATCATCAAGTAAACCAAATTTGCCAATTACTACAGAAAAATCAGACTGGTCAGCTGCAACAGATAAACCACAATTACCATTATCATCGAATAAACCACACTTACCTGTTATATCAGATAAACCAGAGTGGCCAGTTGGATCTGATAAACCAGATTGGATAGCAACATCAGAAAAACCAAATTTGCCCAATGTATCGGACAGACCAGACTGGTCAGTTGGTTCACATAAACCGCGATTGCCAATATCATCAAGTAAACCAAATTTGCCAATTACTACAGAAAAACAAGACTGGTCAGCTGCAACAGATAAACCACAATTACCATTATCATCGAATAAACCACACTTACCTGTTACATCAGATAAACCAGAGTGGCTAGTTGGATCTGATAAGCCAGATTGGATAGCAACATCAGTCAAACCAAATTTGCCAATTGTATCGGACAGACCAGACTGGTCAGTTGGTTCACATAAACCGCGATTGCCAATATCATCAAGTAAACCACATTTGCCAATTACTACAGAAAAACAAGACTGGTCAGCTACATCAGATATTACACAATTACCATTATCATCGAATAAACCACACTTACCTGTAATATCAGATAAACCAGAGTGGCTAGTTGGATCTGATAAACCAGATTGGATAGCAACATCAGTCAAACCAAATTTGCCAATTGTATCGGACAGACCAGACTGGTCAGTTGGTTCACATAAACCGCGATTGCCAATATCATCAAGTAAACCAAATTTGCCAATTACTACAGAAAAACAAGACTGGTTAGCTACATCAGATAATCCACAATTACCATTATCATCGAATAAACCACACTTACCTATTATATCAGATAAACCAGAGTGGCTAGTTGGATCTGATAAACCAGATTGGATAGCAACATCAGTTAAACCTCACTTGCCAGTTGTATCAGTCAGACCAGACTGGCCAGTTGCTTCACATAAACCGCGATTGCCAATATCATCAAGTAAACCAAATTTGCCAATTACTACAGAAAAACAAGATTGGTTAGCTACATCAGATAATCCACAATTACCATTATCATCGAATAAACCACACTTACCTGTTATATCAGATAATCCAGAGTGGCTAGTTGGATCTGATAAACCAGATTGGATAGCAACATCAG TCAATCCAAATTTGAATTCTAATTCAAGTTCCCGTATTACTATACAGAATGGAGAAAAAATCTCTAATGATAATTTAagtttaaataacaataagaatgtTGTTTTACCATCCCAATCTTCTCTATTGAATGACGAAATTGGATCTTTAACTGTTATCCCATGTTCCAATGGTTATATATCGACTCCTAGTGCAATTACAGATAATACAACAAAATGGGATTTACAATCAAACTCAACACTAACAAAAATATCTAACAGCAATACTGTAGTACCTATTACTACTGAAAAAATTTATCCTCGGTGGAAGGATTTAATTCCCATTTCTGCAACCGATAAAAAGTCTTTTGTAAACTCAAGTGAATCTGAGTTTTCTCCAACTATTGATTCACAATATACGAATAttagttttaatataaattctagCAATGGGAATGATAATTCAGGAGTTGACAGAAATATAAGTAAAACagtgaaaaaagaactttCGACGTCTAAGCAATCATCTGATTCtcaatttatcaatttacAGTCGAACACCAGTTCTGAATCTAATAATAGTGAAAgttctatattttcattacCATCATCCAATTTATcagatacaataaaaaatcaaaatgttaattttaCTTCTGGAAGTAGTATTGAAAATTATGCAATAAAAGTTGATGGTCAATCTCAAAATGGATCTACGATATCTAATAACATAGTAAACGTTACTCAGAAGTCTACTGTTTCTAAATGGAATTCTAATAGTACCAATGAATGGCATGAAGCTGAGCATAGGTCTGATCTCGAAGCAATCGATACTGTCTCTGCAATTGTTCTGCAAGATGCTAACCCAGAGATAACAACG AAAACTCTCAAAACGCTCTTcgatgaagaagaacaagCTGGTGATCcgataattttaaatggaGAAGATAATTTTGATGGCATTATTGAAAAACGTACTCTTAATACTGGAGTTGGAGCAGAAA gtGTAAGTACAGATGATGGTACAGTAGATGAAAATAAGTCTCCAAATAATATATCCGACATAGAAGCTGCAATAAATCAATCTTCACCTACcacaattattaaatatacaaacaaCGGGGCAATTACTAAAACAATTGATATAAACGATACCAATCAATTAATGGAGCTCcttcaaaatatatacaatcatTTGCAAGgatcttaa